The Clostridia bacterium nucleotide sequence GCCATTCTCCTCACGGTGATCTTCTTTACGCTGATCTTCCTCGGCATTTCCGCCTTAACCCCGCTGATTATTCGCAGTGACAGCATCATTACTCTCTTAAGAGGGGCTAAAAGGCCTAACCGGGAGATCCGGTTTTCAGCTTTGTGGTCTGCGGCCGCGGTTCTGCTGTTGGGGGCGGGTTATTTCATGGCCTTATCGTCCCAGTTATATGGAATGGCCCCCTAGCTGGACCTGGTGGTTTTATGCATAGAAGGCCTCCCTCAGGTGGAAATCCTTCTCACTTCTACCGTGGTGATAGGAACCTATCTATTCTTCACCCAGTTCAGCTTGCTGGTCTTACAGCGGCTCAAGCAGAAAAAAAGTCTCTACCTGCGGAAAACCAACTTGCTGTGGATCTCGGATCTGGCTTTCCGGGTGCGGGACAACAGCCGGATGCTCTTCTTAGTGACCATTCTTTCTAGTGTGGCCTTTACCGCCATCACCGGCGTGTATGCCTTAAGTTCCGTAGTCGGAGATGAGGCCCTAAAGGACCACCCCTTTGCCCTCACTTACACGTCCTACAGCGGCCACGACCTGGAAGGGGAGCATCTCAAGACTATTGAGGCCGTGCTGGCAAGCCGTGGGTTGGCCTATGAAAAATACGAGAGCGAAATCATTAAGCAGGTGACCACCAATAAAAGGGCTATTCATATCATCAAGGAGTCGGATTATAACCGGCGGGCGGCGGCCCTGGGCTTGGCGCCGGTGACGTTGAGGCATGACCAGGCTTTACTGGTACCGGTTTATGTGAGGTTCGATCCAAAGAGAGACAAGACTTTAAGCCAGCGGGAAATTGTATTGGACGATGGGGCTATAGAGCTTGAGGTGATAGGAGTGGCACCTAGAGTCATCTTTTATTCCGGTTTGTTCCCCAACCTGGCGGTTGTGGCCGACGAGACTTACGGTAAAATAACGAGGGTACAAGAAAGATATCATTCCTATTCTTATGTTATTCCTGACTGGCTTCATAGCATGGAGGCGGTGCAACAGCTGAGAGTGGAGTTGGGACTGGGTGAACAGGGCCGGTATTTCTGGTCCACCAGGATTGAAGCCTACCAGGTGGAGAACCAGAACAAGAAGCTGTTCTTGTACGTGGGCTTCTTTTTGGGCGCCATCTTTTTCCTTGGTGCCGGCAGCTTCTTGTATTTCAGGCTGTACACGGACTTGAACCAAGAGAAAAACAAGTACAAGGCCCTCGCGAAACTGGGCCTAAGCTGGCCGGAGATGAAAAAAGTAGCGCAGGTGCAAATTGCGGTATTATTCTTCGTACCTTTTCTTCTCGCCACCTTGCACACCTATTTTGCCGTCCAGGTACTGCAAACCGTGCTGTATTCATCCGTTTTGCACCAGTTCGCAACAGTTGTAGGGGCATTCTTACTGTTGAACATTGCTTTTTATGCCATGGTTTGTTCCGGGTATGTCAACTCTTTGAAACGTTCTATTGCACCATGATTTTCACTTGCCGTGTTGGGTCACAGCCGGTCTGTAGAGGAACAAGGGTGTATGAACGGCCCCATTAAAAGGAGAGTAGGATATGGTGGAAAACATTATCAAGACCGTAGCGGAGAAACTGTCCTCCCTACCTTGGATTGAGGGAATAGTGTTAGGCGGGTCCCGGGCCAGGGGCATCAATGCCCCGGACGCGGATATAGACATTGGCGTCTATTATGATGCCGAGAGCTTTGACCTGGCTGCCATTAACCGGCTGGCCGCCGAACTGGATGATGAGCACCGGAGTGACCTGGTGGTGCCTCCGGGAGCCTGGGGGGAATGGGTGAACGGCGGCGGTTGGCTGGTTATCGACGGTTACCACGTAGACTTAATCTTGCGTGACTGGCAGCGGGTGCTACAAGTGATTCAGGACACGGAGCAAGGAATTGTGACTGCGAACTACCAAACCGGCCACCCCCACGGCTATATCAGCGCCATGTACCGGGGAGAGCTGGCCGTTAGCAAGATCCTCTATGCCAGAAATGAAGACTTCCGCGCATGGAAAAAGCAGGCCGAAATCTACCCGCCGCCGCTGCGGAAAAGCCTGACGGATTTCTTTATGTTTGAAGCAGAATTCTCCCTCATGTTTGTCAAAGCGAATATAAGGGATAATGACAAGTATTATATCGCCGGGCATGTGTTCCGGGTGGTCTCTTGCTTGAACCAAGTGCTGTTTGCCTGCAACCGAGTCTACTGCATTAACGAAAAGAAGGCCCTCAAATTGATTGAAACCTTTCCCTACAAACCGGCGGGGTATATCCAAAAAGCTAACCGCATTTTTGAAATCCTTGGGCATTCTCTGGCTGCATGCTGCGACTTAGCGGAGAAACTGGTCCTGGAAGTAAAGGAAGTAGCAGCGGAAAGCCAGGACGTCTGAAAGGCAGGCGTTTGTCCTTGCATTTTCCTTCCCGCGGGAGTGAATTCCGGCGGGCACTTTTGTGCCGGGATTGCCGGGCGACATATTTGGCCCGCCGGAAGTCGAGTAAGGATCAAGCCCCTGTGGTATGATGCCGGTAGGAAAGGAGGGAAACAGTGTTACGGGAATTAAACCGGGTAATTGACTGTATTGAAGCCCATTTAACCGATGACCTTACCCCGGAAGTAATCGCCGCCTGGGCCGGCGTACCTGATTATCACTTGCGCCAGGTTTTTTATTACCTCTCCGGCATGACCCTCCAGGAATATATCAGGAACAGGCGCTTGTCAGAGGCTAATCGAGCATTGCTGAACGGGGCGAAAGTCACCGACGTGGCCTTCAAATACGGCTATCAATCGGTGGACGGCTTTACGAGGGCCTTTAAGAAATGGAGCGGTGTTTTACCTTCGGAAGTCATGAAAACAGGTGTGAGCAAGTGTTTTCCTAAGATTTCTTTTGTCATCACGGTTAAAGGAGGAAAGGCTATGGAATTCAGGATCGAAGAGAAACCGGCTTTTAACCTGGTGGGGGTCAGCAGGCGGGTCCCCATGCAGTTTGAGGGGATCAACCAGGAGATCGTGAAGCTGGCGGAGAGCATTACGGAGGAACAAAGGAAAGAGATGCACGCCCTGCAGGACATCCCGCCCTATGAGGTGGTCAACGCTTCTTATGATGCAGATTACAAGTTTATGAAAGAGGAAGGGTATTTAACCCACCTGATCGGTGTTCTCACCACCAAGCAACCGGCGAGCAATTCCCTGGACCTGGTGCCGGTGCCCGCCTGCACCTGGGCCGTCTTTCCCAATGAAGGGCCCTTTCCCGCCACCCTGCAAAATACCATGGCCAGGATCTATGCCGAATGGCTGCCGTCATCGGACTACGTGCTGGTGGACGCCCCGACTTTCTCTTTTACCAAGATGGATCCCCATAAAAGGGATCACGCCTACAGCGAAATTTGGATTCCGGTGCAGCGAAAAGCCCAGGTGTGATATTTGGGGTGAAAACTGTCATTCTGACTGGTATCTCCCGGAGCCCGCTACCAGCCACGCCTCGAACAGGCGGGGTTTCTTTCATAACACCAGATTTTGGAAGAGGATATAAAAGGTAATTGTAAAATATGATTGTCATTGTTGAATACTATCGTAATATGGTTCATCCTGAGGCAAAGAAGGAGCGAAAAAAC carries:
- a CDS encoding nucleotidyltransferase domain-containing protein, with the translated sequence MVENIIKTVAEKLSSLPWIEGIVLGGSRARGINAPDADIDIGVYYDAESFDLAAINRLAAELDDEHRSDLVVPPGAWGEWVNGGGWLVIDGYHVDLILRDWQRVLQVIQDTEQGIVTANYQTGHPHGYISAMYRGELAVSKILYARNEDFRAWKKQAEIYPPPLRKSLTDFFMFEAEFSLMFVKANIRDNDKYYIAGHVFRVVSCLNQVLFACNRVYCINEKKALKLIETFPYKPAGYIQKANRIFEILGHSLAACCDLAEKLVLEVKEVAAESQDV
- a CDS encoding AraC family transcriptional regulator, with amino-acid sequence MLRELNRVIDCIEAHLTDDLTPEVIAAWAGVPDYHLRQVFYYLSGMTLQEYIRNRRLSEANRALLNGAKVTDVAFKYGYQSVDGFTRAFKKWSGVLPSEVMKTGVSKCFPKISFVITVKGGKAMEFRIEEKPAFNLVGVSRRVPMQFEGINQEIVKLAESITEEQRKEMHALQDIPPYEVVNASYDADYKFMKEEGYLTHLIGVLTTKQPASNSLDLVPVPACTWAVFPNEGPFPATLQNTMARIYAEWLPSSDYVLVDAPTFSFTKMDPHKRDHAYSEIWIPVQRKAQV